One genomic region from Methanorbis furvi encodes:
- a CDS encoding YkgJ family cysteine cluster protein, producing MDETALIRTCVEEAGFHCLCCGACCSGDDNEVMVTPSEIQTIMDAAGLAWNEIAEPYPEWITETDASITFGWVIRRGADGNCMFLKNNRCTIYQNRPHICRTYPFMLDGSELIISECPGCKVGERTKEAEEITKDLLRRRDAEDEEFFLTKKQYQKHSIISGSTIVFDSRGAHPIIIPPEKL from the coding sequence ATGGACGAGACTGCACTCATCAGAACATGTGTTGAAGAAGCAGGATTTCACTGTCTCTGCTGCGGCGCATGCTGCAGCGGAGATGACAACGAAGTGATGGTCACTCCCTCAGAAATCCAGACCATCATGGACGCAGCAGGCCTCGCCTGGAATGAGATCGCTGAACCGTACCCGGAATGGATCACAGAGACTGACGCTTCGATTACCTTTGGCTGGGTGATTCGCAGAGGTGCGGACGGCAACTGTATGTTTCTCAAAAACAACCGATGCACCATCTATCAGAATCGTCCGCATATCTGCCGCACCTACCCGTTCATGCTGGACGGCAGTGAACTCATCATCTCCGAATGCCCGGGATGTAAAGTCGGAGAGAGAACAAAAGAAGCAGAAGAGATCACAAAAGATCTTCTGAGACGAAGAGATGCTGAGGACGAAGAATTTTTCCTGACCAAAAAGCAGTATCAAAAACATAGTATAATCTCAGGGTCAACGATTGTCTTCGATAGCAGAGGAGCGCATCCCATCATCATACCCCCGGAAAAATTATGA
- a CDS encoding rhodanese-like domain-containing protein, which yields MIEKPSSDPLHLIDALSAKHLIDEGEITVIDVRTKPEIEESGVIGDAAWIDFRDPDFAEKMNALPKNTMYLIYCQSGVRGLKAGQMMEKLDFSNIYVLQGGILTWMRAGLPLLHQEI from the coding sequence ATGATCGAGAAACCGTCATCAGATCCCCTGCATCTGATCGATGCTTTGAGCGCAAAACATCTGATCGATGAAGGGGAGATAACAGTAATAGATGTCAGGACAAAACCGGAGATTGAAGAGAGCGGTGTCATCGGGGACGCCGCATGGATCGATTTCCGCGACCCTGACTTTGCCGAAAAAATGAATGCCCTGCCCAAAAACACCATGTATCTGATCTACTGTCAGTCAGGAGTTCGCGGACTGAAAGCCGGTCAGATGATGGAGAAGCTTGACTTTTCCAACATCTATGTTCTGCAGGGCGGCATCCTTACCTGGATGCGTGCGGGACTCCCGCTTCTGCACCAGGAAATTTAA
- a CDS encoding TraB/GumN family protein: protein MTEIHIVGTAHVSQKSIDEVREAVDTYNPDVIAIELDPGRFAALKQQMKEAEDAANGVEPVAEKPESPEVKDLLKGNFTLMLVQWILAYVQRKIGMNVGIEPGAEMKEAIRLAEERNIRVVLIDRDIKITLARFWGGMKILEKIKLIWALMQSMFVDDDEDDDAIGGIDKISIDELTNPDIIEMALEEFHKFSPNGARALIDERDAYLAHGVIDLERSHYERAVVVVGAGHVPGITKYREDPSTLPPVAELLARPKRYPWGKIIGGLFVVMFAVIILAIAFSGATELLIWAIIYWVLLHALFAGVATLLARGHPLSAATAAALAWMTSLNPFLAAGWFAAIVEAKMRPPTAGDFKAIAKADTIGEMFSVPLFRILLVAACANIGSMAATFCFFIFLTPLLGVDLEMMTQILMTGLTNLWQFLTGWI, encoded by the coding sequence ATGACAGAAATACATATAGTTGGAACCGCCCATGTTTCGCAGAAAAGTATCGACGAAGTCCGCGAAGCAGTTGACACGTATAACCCTGACGTCATCGCCATCGAACTGGATCCGGGAAGGTTTGCCGCTCTCAAGCAGCAGATGAAAGAGGCAGAGGACGCGGCAAACGGAGTTGAACCGGTCGCGGAAAAACCCGAGTCCCCTGAGGTCAAGGATCTCCTGAAAGGCAACTTCACCTTAATGCTGGTTCAGTGGATTTTAGCCTATGTCCAGAGAAAAATCGGCATGAACGTCGGCATCGAACCGGGAGCTGAGATGAAGGAAGCGATCCGGCTTGCCGAAGAACGCAACATCAGAGTTGTTCTCATCGACCGAGACATCAAAATCACGCTCGCACGCTTCTGGGGAGGCATGAAGATCCTCGAAAAGATCAAACTGATCTGGGCCTTGATGCAGTCGATGTTTGTCGATGACGATGAGGACGACGATGCGATCGGTGGAATTGATAAGATCTCAATTGACGAGCTGACGAATCCTGACATCATTGAGATGGCGCTCGAAGAGTTTCATAAGTTTTCGCCGAACGGAGCCCGGGCACTCATCGATGAACGCGACGCGTATCTCGCGCACGGAGTAATTGATCTTGAGAGAAGTCATTACGAGCGTGCGGTCGTTGTTGTCGGCGCAGGACATGTTCCGGGAATCACGAAATACCGCGAAGACCCTTCCACTCTTCCACCGGTCGCAGAACTCCTCGCCCGTCCGAAACGCTATCCATGGGGAAAAATAATCGGCGGACTTTTCGTCGTAATGTTTGCCGTGATCATTCTTGCGATCGCATTTTCCGGTGCGACCGAGCTGCTCATCTGGGCAATCATCTACTGGGTGCTGCTGCATGCACTCTTTGCCGGCGTCGCAACGCTTCTCGCCCGCGGCCATCCGCTCTCGGCAGCAACCGCTGCGGCTCTTGCATGGATGACGTCGCTGAATCCGTTCCTTGCTGCGGGATGGTTTGCGGCAATCGTTGAGGCAAAAATGCGGCCGCCAACAGCTGGAGACTTCAAGGCAATTGCAAAAGCTGACACGATTGGCGAGATGTTTTCTGTTCCGCTGTTTCGCATTCTGCTTGTTGCGGCATGCGCCAACATCGGAAGTATGGCGGCAACGTTCTGTTTCTTCATCTTCTTAACGCCGCTTCTCGGTGTTGACCTTGAGATGATGACGCAGATTCTCATGACCGGCCTTACGAACCTCTGGCAGTTTCTGACCGGCTGGATCTAA
- a CDS encoding aconitase/3-isopropylmalate dehydratase large subunit family protein has translation MKETLSVRILGAEEGAFVDRKVDRAYAHDGTGTQTLAAYQNFITKNAGVKSPEKISIIYDHIAPANNSTTANLQGRLRSFSKEENFSFYDVGSGICHQIMSEGICLPNEIVVGADSHSCTLGALGAFATGVGATDMAGIWATGQTWFRVPKSIGIHLDGKLSGHAEAKDVALTYVRNLGMDGATYKSLEFIGEGATAMPMDARLTLCNMAIETGAKTGMFYADQLTKTYLKNYGVEEKKISLQKPEDCDYEKEIYLDLERVEPLLAVNNRVDTAVPVTRYAGTQVDQILVGTCTNGRYEDLQRFANIVRGKQVAVRTLIVPASKEVYSRAAASGIITDLVNSGCVICPPGCGPCLGVHMGVLGEGELGLSTANRNFKNRMGVGAEYYLCSPSTAAASALTGEITSPDVLSKGRLK, from the coding sequence ATGAAGGAAACACTTTCGGTGAGGATACTCGGCGCAGAAGAAGGAGCCTTTGTGGACCGAAAAGTTGACCGGGCCTACGCGCATGATGGAACAGGAACGCAGACACTTGCAGCATACCAAAACTTCATAACAAAAAATGCAGGAGTGAAAAGTCCGGAAAAGATCTCCATAATATATGATCACATCGCTCCTGCAAACAACTCAACAACAGCAAACCTTCAGGGACGTCTGCGGAGTTTCTCCAAAGAAGAGAATTTCTCATTCTATGATGTGGGCTCTGGAATCTGTCACCAGATAATGAGTGAAGGAATCTGTCTCCCGAATGAAATTGTTGTCGGGGCAGACTCTCACTCCTGTACTCTTGGAGCTCTCGGAGCATTTGCTACCGGAGTTGGCGCTACCGACATGGCAGGAATCTGGGCGACCGGTCAGACATGGTTTCGCGTACCGAAATCCATCGGCATCCATCTGGACGGAAAACTCAGCGGTCATGCGGAGGCGAAGGATGTCGCACTGACGTATGTCAGAAATCTTGGAATGGACGGAGCCACCTATAAATCTCTGGAGTTTATCGGTGAAGGAGCAACGGCAATGCCAATGGATGCAAGACTCACGCTCTGTAACATGGCCATTGAAACCGGAGCAAAAACCGGAATGTTTTACGCGGACCAATTGACGAAAACCTATCTGAAAAACTACGGAGTTGAGGAAAAAAAGATCTCTCTGCAAAAGCCGGAGGACTGCGACTACGAAAAAGAGATCTATCTTGACCTTGAGAGAGTCGAGCCGCTTCTTGCAGTAAACAACAGAGTGGACACAGCAGTTCCGGTAACCAGATACGCAGGAACGCAGGTTGATCAGATCCTTGTCGGGACCTGCACGAACGGGCGCTATGAAGATCTTCAGAGGTTTGCAAACATCGTCAGAGGAAAACAGGTTGCCGTCAGAACACTGATCGTTCCGGCATCAAAGGAGGTCTACAGCAGAGCAGCCGCGTCAGGCATCATCACGGATCTTGTCAATTCCGGGTGCGTCATCTGTCCTCCCGGATGCGGCCCATGCCTCGGAGTTCACATGGGAGTCCTTGGAGAAGGGGAGCTTGGTCTCTCAACAGCGAACCGCAACTTCAAAAATCGGATGGGTGTTGGAGCAGAGTATTATCTCTGCTCTCCGTCAACTGCTGCGGCAAGTGCCCTGACCGGAGAGATAACATCACCAGATGTACTCTCAAAAGGGAGACTGAAATGA
- a CDS encoding 3-isopropylmalate dehydratase, protein MIISGHAVVIGDDVDTDMIIAGRYLRTIDKSVWVDHIFEDYDPCLAGKMNGAVLVAGKNFGCGSSREQAVVALKEAGVRAVIAQSFARIFFRNSINYGLHIIEADFFCEDGVPVVYNSETAEITTENISCKAAPLSTRMQEILLAGGLAEYLSTKVQDDDEDCNC, encoded by the coding sequence ATGATCATCTCAGGCCACGCGGTAGTGATCGGTGATGATGTTGACACTGATATGATAATTGCCGGCCGCTATCTGAGAACGATTGACAAGTCGGTCTGGGTCGATCATATCTTTGAAGATTATGATCCCTGTCTCGCCGGAAAAATGAACGGCGCAGTACTTGTTGCAGGAAAAAATTTCGGCTGCGGCTCTTCACGCGAGCAGGCAGTTGTGGCTCTCAAGGAAGCAGGAGTACGCGCAGTCATTGCGCAATCATTTGCGAGAATATTTTTCCGGAACAGCATCAACTACGGACTCCACATCATTGAAGCAGATTTTTTCTGCGAGGACGGAGTGCCGGTCGTATACAACTCGGAGACTGCCGAAATTACAACGGAAAATATTTCCTGCAAAGCAGCACCACTTTCGACGCGCATGCAGGAGATTCTTCTTGCCGGCGGGCTCGCTGAATATCTCTCAACAAAGGTGCAGGATGATGACGAAGATTGCAATTGTTGA
- the hxlA gene encoding 3-hexulose-6-phosphate synthase, translating into MVRPVLQVALDLTELSRAEKIAEEAVAGGADWIEIGTPLIKSEGMESVRRLRSIFPNKTLVADLKTSDTGALEVEMAAKAGANVVCVLAAADNAVISDALRGAALYGVEIMADMMNVKDPSARAEELAGLGVQIINAHVGIDQQMEGKDPLDLLDTLGKLPVKIAVAGGLNAKTAAAAAARGADIVIVGGTIIKAAEVQAATAAIRTALDNPNIEVAEKKSLDDQIRELLMTVSAPNVTDALYRKGAMAGLAERHVPHKMIGKAVTVQTFGGDWSKPVQAIDFCERGDILVINNDGKTDIAPWGELATRSAINRGVGGIVIDGAARDWDDIVTLDIPVFATAVQPNAGEPKGFGEINAEITCCGQTVRAGDWLIGDQSGVVVIPRERAYEVARRAVEVFKNEVRVREEIRRGGTLGSLAQLLRWEKK; encoded by the coding sequence ATGGTCAGACCGGTTTTACAGGTCGCACTGGATCTCACGGAGCTATCCCGCGCAGAAAAAATTGCAGAGGAGGCGGTTGCCGGAGGAGCCGACTGGATAGAGATAGGAACTCCGCTCATCAAAAGCGAGGGAATGGAAAGTGTTCGGAGACTTCGGAGTATATTTCCCAATAAAACCCTTGTCGCAGATCTGAAAACCTCAGATACCGGAGCTCTTGAAGTGGAGATGGCGGCAAAAGCCGGAGCAAATGTTGTCTGCGTGCTCGCCGCAGCAGACAATGCCGTAATCTCAGACGCACTTCGCGGCGCAGCACTCTACGGCGTAGAAATAATGGCAGACATGATGAACGTGAAGGACCCGAGCGCCCGAGCCGAAGAGCTCGCTGGCCTTGGCGTTCAGATCATCAACGCTCACGTGGGAATCGATCAGCAGATGGAAGGAAAAGATCCGCTCGACCTTCTTGACACTCTTGGAAAACTCCCGGTAAAGATCGCAGTTGCCGGAGGACTCAACGCAAAAACTGCGGCGGCAGCAGCTGCCCGCGGAGCAGACATTGTGATTGTTGGAGGAACGATCATTAAGGCTGCCGAAGTACAAGCCGCGACCGCAGCCATTCGCACTGCTCTTGACAACCCGAACATCGAAGTTGCGGAGAAAAAATCCCTCGATGATCAGATTCGTGAACTGCTGATGACGGTCTCTGCCCCAAATGTGACCGACGCTCTCTACCGCAAAGGTGCGATGGCAGGACTTGCCGAGCGGCATGTCCCGCATAAAATGATCGGCAAGGCCGTGACCGTGCAGACATTTGGCGGCGACTGGTCAAAGCCGGTGCAGGCAATCGACTTCTGTGAGAGAGGAGATATTCTTGTCATCAACAATGACGGAAAAACCGACATCGCGCCATGGGGAGAACTTGCCACACGGTCGGCAATCAATCGCGGCGTTGGAGGCATCGTCATTGACGGCGCGGCTCGCGACTGGGATGATATCGTAACACTCGACATTCCAGTCTTCGCAACTGCGGTGCAGCCGAACGCAGGAGAGCCGAAAGGCTTCGGTGAGATCAATGCAGAGATCACCTGTTGCGGCCAGACCGTTCGGGCGGGCGACTGGCTGATCGGTGATCAGTCAGGCGTCGTAGTAATCCCAAGAGAGCGGGCTTACGAAGTTGCCAGACGTGCGGTTGAGGTGTTCAAAAACGAAGTCCGCGTCCGCGAAGAGATCCGCCGCGGCGGAACACTCGGCAGTCTCGCACAACTGCTGCGCTGGGAGAAAAAATAA
- a CDS encoding thiamine pyrophosphate-dependent enzyme, which yields MAKSLEVLSSAVQQAADTCYAVPGYPITELAELSDAEYTINEKIALEYALGDSLSGRRSIVIVKNVGMNTLSDSLATATVQGVHAGVVIIAGDDVELSASQTRQNSCHFGNLADVPVFEPDADELHNIVEVAMQTSETYSRVAVIRITSTTLSKKTERRTPPQHRQSPKKEFPKDLTTKGMCEHAENLTAEMRGEKNYQKKIPETYQSAGSITTFCRHCPYKPLLSLLKENNRKIIADTGCSLLAKKPPYELSLANYGLGSSPAVAAKSTGVALSGDYAILHSGLNALIDIAEKGHPLLCIILQNRTLAMTGGQKCPDITRYLSCFHPRTISAEEIEELEKELKSEQNGLKILIVSGTCPKEEHHEIIPY from the coding sequence ATGGCAAAAAGTTTAGAGGTACTTTCATCAGCAGTTCAGCAGGCAGCCGACACCTGCTATGCGGTTCCGGGATATCCAATAACCGAACTTGCCGAATTGTCCGATGCAGAGTACACCATCAATGAAAAAATTGCACTGGAGTATGCCCTTGGCGACTCGCTCTCCGGCAGACGAAGCATAGTAATCGTAAAAAACGTCGGCATGAACACACTCTCAGACTCACTGGCAACAGCCACAGTGCAGGGAGTACATGCAGGAGTGGTAATTATTGCAGGAGACGATGTCGAACTCTCCGCCTCGCAGACCAGACAAAACTCCTGCCACTTTGGAAACCTCGCAGACGTGCCGGTCTTCGAGCCGGACGCAGATGAACTCCACAACATCGTCGAGGTTGCCATGCAGACATCAGAGACCTACTCGCGGGTTGCAGTAATACGAATTACATCCACAACTCTTTCAAAAAAAACCGAGCGACGAACACCACCACAGCACCGGCAGTCTCCGAAAAAAGAGTTCCCAAAAGATCTGACAACAAAAGGAATGTGCGAACATGCGGAGAATCTCACCGCAGAAATGAGAGGAGAAAAAAATTATCAGAAAAAAATTCCCGAGACATACCAGAGTGCAGGGAGCATAACAACATTCTGCAGACACTGTCCGTACAAACCGCTCCTCTCTCTCCTGAAAGAAAACAATCGAAAAATAATTGCCGACACCGGATGTTCACTGCTCGCAAAAAAACCACCCTATGAACTCTCCCTTGCAAACTACGGCCTTGGATCATCACCGGCAGTAGCCGCAAAAAGTACAGGAGTGGCTCTCAGCGGAGATTATGCGATACTGCACTCAGGACTCAACGCCCTCATTGACATTGCAGAAAAAGGACATCCACTGCTCTGCATTATCTTACAAAACAGAACACTCGCCATGACCGGCGGTCAGAAATGTCCGGACATTACCAGGTATCTCTCCTGCTTTCATCCGAGAACAATTTCTGCAGAAGAGATCGAAGAACTTGAAAAAGAACTGAAATCAGAACAAAACGGACTGAAAATACTCATCGTATCAGGAACATGCCCAAAAGAGGAACATCATGAAATCATTCCCTATTGA
- a CDS encoding nitroreductase family protein has product MNVRNPGIANFGVTIIQSRHSVRKFKDEEIPQEFIRKSLECASKAPTGRNKQPWIFVVVKNKDTLEKIAELAPNGKFIAGAAVGILVFGEADWKFAVEDCCAATENLLLALHAYGYGGCWIAGNQMPYADAVQKLVTVPETYKLVSIVAAGVPDVGGITLAEKTPLDKLVFSEKYH; this is encoded by the coding sequence ATGAATGTGAGAAATCCGGGAATCGCAAACTTTGGAGTTACCATTATCCAGTCGCGGCACAGCGTCCGCAAGTTCAAGGATGAGGAAATTCCGCAGGAGTTCATTCGAAAATCCCTCGAGTGTGCGTCCAAAGCACCAACCGGCAGAAACAAACAGCCATGGATTTTTGTTGTCGTCAAAAACAAGGACACGCTGGAAAAAATTGCCGAGCTTGCACCCAATGGAAAGTTCATTGCAGGAGCAGCGGTCGGCATCCTTGTCTTTGGTGAGGCTGACTGGAAATTCGCTGTGGAAGACTGTTGTGCAGCCACCGAAAACCTGCTCCTCGCTCTGCATGCCTACGGCTACGGAGGATGCTGGATTGCAGGAAACCAGATGCCCTACGCTGATGCAGTGCAGAAACTTGTCACCGTTCCGGAAACCTACAAACTGGTATCCATTGTCGCTGCAGGAGTTCCTGACGTAGGCGGCATCACTCTCGCTGAAAAGACCCCGCTTGACAAGCTGGTCTTCTCCGAGAAGTATCACTGA
- a CDS encoding homocitrate synthase family protein encodes MKSFPIEICDVTLRDGEQTPGVSFTCKEKQDIAQCLADIGVEIVEAGFPSVSTEEKKTIKAIVDMELSSRVCCLARCVQPDIDAALDCGVDLVSIFFATSDLHIRVKYRKTREEMLDTALSMLDYAVDHGLSVRFSAEDASRTDIGFLKQMYREGAERGAAYSSFADTVGCMTPVMMYDVVREIKKDLKNPLCVHCHNDLGFASANTFTAAQAGAFQLHTTVNGIGERCGNASLEEVLVALRMHNGTDKYDLTELTRLSKLVEQYSGVVVAKTKPVVGEHAFVHESGIHIAALIKDPQTYEYYPPEMVGAKQKLMLGKHTGRKGLEHILTTLGYTCSNEQTDEILEKIKAAAEAKQSITTEYLSEIIAETRSSAS; translated from the coding sequence ATGAAATCATTCCCTATTGAAATCTGTGACGTAACACTGCGGGACGGAGAACAAACTCCGGGCGTATCCTTCACCTGCAAAGAAAAACAGGATATAGCGCAATGTCTTGCAGACATCGGAGTCGAGATAGTCGAAGCCGGATTTCCAAGTGTTTCGACCGAAGAAAAAAAGACCATAAAGGCAATCGTGGATATGGAACTATCTTCGAGAGTATGCTGTCTTGCCAGATGCGTCCAGCCGGATATCGACGCAGCACTCGACTGTGGCGTAGATCTCGTAAGCATATTTTTCGCAACCTCAGACCTGCATATCAGAGTAAAATATCGCAAAACCCGGGAAGAGATGCTGGATACAGCACTGTCCATGCTGGATTATGCGGTTGATCATGGCCTGAGCGTCAGATTTTCCGCTGAAGATGCATCGAGAACAGACATCGGATTTCTCAAACAGATGTACCGCGAGGGAGCCGAGCGCGGAGCTGCATACAGCAGTTTTGCGGATACGGTAGGGTGCATGACGCCGGTAATGATGTATGATGTTGTCAGAGAAATCAAAAAGGATCTGAAAAATCCCCTGTGTGTGCACTGCCACAATGATCTCGGATTTGCGAGCGCAAACACCTTCACGGCAGCACAGGCAGGAGCGTTCCAGCTGCACACAACCGTAAATGGAATTGGTGAGCGGTGCGGCAACGCTTCACTGGAAGAAGTTCTGGTAGCACTGAGGATGCATAACGGAACAGACAAATATGATCTGACAGAACTCACCAGACTCTCAAAACTCGTGGAACAGTACTCAGGAGTTGTGGTTGCCAAAACAAAACCCGTGGTTGGCGAACATGCATTTGTGCATGAAAGCGGAATTCACATCGCCGCTTTGATCAAAGACCCGCAAACCTATGAGTACTACCCGCCGGAGATGGTTGGTGCAAAGCAGAAACTCATGCTTGGAAAACACACCGGACGAAAAGGACTCGAACACATCCTCACAACCCTGGGATACACCTGTTCAAACGAACAGACCGACGAAATTCTTGAAAAAATCAAAGCGGCCGCAGAGGCAAAGCAGAGCATAACAACAGAGTACCTCTCTGAAATTATTGCGGAAACGAGGAGCAGTGCATCATGA
- a CDS encoding isocitrate/isopropylmalate dehydrogenase family protein → MTKIAIVEGDGIGREVIPEAEKILRFFLPNAEFVKVELGFDQWKKTGSACSKENMTTLKEMDAVLFGAVTTPPDPEYKSVLLEIRHELDLYANIRPVKSESVDLVIVRENTEGLYSGIEEIGEDKSTTLRVITKAGSRRIAEKACSLNIQRNQNTPLVIGHKANVLKSDILFRDTCITVAESQNLPVRSMFIDALCLDVLLHPDRYDVIVTTNMFGDILSDACGYLTGGLGMLPSANIGENHALFEPVHGSAPDIAGRNIANPIAAVRSAAMLLEYLGMKTEAEKIEKAVQQTLSLRIVTPDLGGNASTRDVGENILAKISEHQRS, encoded by the coding sequence ATGACGAAGATTGCAATTGTTGAAGGAGACGGCATCGGCCGGGAGGTAATTCCTGAGGCAGAAAAAATTCTCAGATTTTTTTTGCCGAACGCAGAGTTTGTCAAGGTAGAGCTCGGTTTTGATCAGTGGAAAAAAACCGGTTCGGCATGTTCCAAAGAAAACATGACAACTCTCAAAGAGATGGATGCAGTTCTCTTCGGAGCAGTCACTACTCCTCCCGACCCTGAGTACAAAAGCGTCCTTCTTGAGATACGCCATGAACTGGATCTATATGCAAACATTCGCCCGGTCAAATCTGAATCGGTTGATCTCGTGATTGTCCGGGAAAATACCGAGGGCCTCTACTCTGGCATTGAAGAAATCGGAGAGGATAAATCAACCACGCTTCGGGTGATTACCAAAGCCGGCAGCAGACGAATTGCAGAAAAAGCATGTTCACTCAACATCCAGAGAAACCAGAATACACCACTGGTGATCGGACACAAAGCAAATGTGCTAAAGTCAGACATTCTCTTCCGGGACACCTGCATCACTGTCGCAGAATCACAAAATCTGCCGGTCCGCTCCATGTTCATTGATGCCCTGTGTCTTGACGTGCTGCTTCATCCAGACCGGTACGATGTGATCGTAACGACAAACATGTTTGGAGATATTCTCAGTGATGCGTGCGGATATCTGACCGGTGGACTCGGGATGCTGCCGAGTGCAAACATCGGAGAAAATCATGCACTCTTTGAACCGGTTCACGGAAGCGCGCCTGACATCGCAGGCCGCAACATCGCAAACCCCATCGCAGCAGTCAGGAGTGCTGCAATGCTTCTTGAGTATCTTGGAATGAAAACTGAAGCAGAAAAAATCGAAAAAGCAGTCCAACAGACCCTTTCCTTGAGGATTGTCACACCTGATCTTGGAGGAAATGCGTCCACGCGTGATGTCGGAGAAAATATTCTGGCGAAAATATCCGAACATCAGAGGTCTTGA
- the cobT gene encoding nicotinate mononucleotide-dependent phosphoribosyltransferase CobT, producing the protein MSFVSARADFEPESPMFALILANSLVSTIPGVSGAGESPEKSLLVPPLDAELIINGEITSANITPNTPTGCPTPAVLTLAMMDLIGMHPLMISAGIESEITVPHMNLGGKIGGDPRLGDAVPDAQKLYEKGRWIGEYLSQTSDMLVLGECLPGGTTTALCVLRALGYNAKVSSCLVENPVSKKEEIATEAVAKVAEAGVSDPLKIVSMIGDPMIPVAAGVAEGYSGKLFLAGGTQMLAAAAVIRALGNTVPDIVTTSYVYNDTSATFRETAAAIGADAYYVDPAFDELGHAGLARYAKGEIKEGSGAGGAMFLASLLGYTPEEIKAAVKNHVEIYQ; encoded by the coding sequence ATGTCTTTTGTGTCAGCTCGGGCAGACTTTGAACCAGAATCCCCCATGTTCGCACTCATCCTTGCAAACAGTCTTGTGTCCACTATCCCCGGAGTTTCGGGTGCCGGAGAAAGTCCGGAAAAAAGTCTGCTTGTTCCCCCGCTTGATGCAGAGCTCATCATCAACGGAGAGATCACATCCGCCAACATCACGCCGAACACGCCGACCGGCTGCCCGACGCCTGCGGTCCTCACGCTTGCCATGATGGATCTGATCGGCATGCATCCGCTCATGATTTCAGCGGGCATCGAGTCAGAGATTACCGTGCCGCACATGAATCTCGGCGGCAAAATCGGCGGAGATCCAAGACTCGGTGACGCAGTGCCCGATGCGCAGAAACTTTACGAGAAAGGGAGATGGATCGGCGAGTACCTTTCACAGACCAGTGACATGCTGGTGCTCGGCGAGTGCCTCCCCGGAGGAACAACGACCGCACTCTGCGTACTGCGCGCGCTCGGATATAACGCAAAGGTCAGCAGCTGTCTGGTGGAAAATCCGGTCAGCAAAAAAGAAGAGATCGCAACCGAAGCGGTCGCAAAAGTTGCGGAGGCAGGAGTGTCTGACCCGCTCAAAATCGTCTCGATGATCGGTGACCCCATGATTCCGGTAGCCGCAGGAGTTGCAGAGGGCTACTCAGGAAAACTTTTCCTTGCCGGAGGAACCCAGATGCTCGCAGCAGCAGCAGTGATCAGAGCACTTGGAAACACCGTGCCTGACATTGTAACCACCTCTTATGTCTATAATGATACTTCAGCAACATTCCGCGAAACCGCTGCGGCAATTGGTGCTGACGCCTACTATGTTGATCCTGCATTTGACGAACTCGGCCATGCAGGCCTTGCACGCTATGCAAAAGGCGAGATCAAAGAAGGATCAGGTGCCGGAGGGGCAATGTTTCTTGCAAGCCTTCTCGGCTACACTCCTGAAGAGATCAAGGCTGCCGTCAAAAATCATGTTGAGATCTATCAGTAA